From the Haladaptatus sp. DJG-WS-42 genome, the window CCAATGACAGACACCGTTCCAGAGCGCGCCGTCCGCGCGTTCGACGCCCACGACGATTTCACGACCGACGAGGACAGATTTGTCTCGACGGAAAGTCAATTTCCCGCCCACGTCACGGTGGCAGAAACAGACGACTGGGCGCTCGTGTATCGTGTTATCGTCCGCGCGCCCATGCTGTCTGCGGTGGCCGAAGATGAGGTACACGAAGTCGTCGAGGATGGGTGGTTCGAGACGTTCGAATTACGGCTCGAAGACGCCCCCGGCGCGGTTGTTCAAGATATCGAGTTTTCAGAGTTCGACGTGACTGCTCGCGACGGCGACGTCGTCGTGACGTTCGGCTTCGAGTACGGCAATGCAGGGACGGCCCCCGAACTCGCCCACGCGCTCATCGACTACGTCGAAGGGACGTATATGGAAGGCGTCATTCCGGGCTACACCTACCGGTCGCCGGTCGCGGAGATGGTGTCGCGGGCCCACCAGTCGAGTGGCGGGTCGCCGCGCTAAAATAGCTTAGTCCATCGCGATGTACGTCTGGGTGTCTTCGACGCCACGAATGGCTTGAATCTGGGTCGCGGCAACGTCTTTTACCTGTGCCGGTGTCTCGACATCGACTTTGGCGATGAGGTCTACGTCGCCCGCGACGATCGAGGCGCTCGTGACGCCCTCGATGGCTTCGATTGATTGTTTGAGTCGGTCTGCTTCGCCAGTGGTCGCTTTGACCATCACGTATGCTCGTACCATGTTAGTTTCCTCCGGGAGTCGCTGGGGCCGCGTCGCCCACGATGATGCGTCGCACGTCTTCTAACACGTCGAAGTCGGTGAGGACGACGAGACGGTCGTGCAGTTCGAGCGAATCATCAGGCAGTGGCAGGCGCAGGCGGCCCTCCTCTTTGCCAAAGGCGATGAGTCGGGCGTGGGCAGGGAGTTCGAGTTCGCTAATCGAGTAGCCGAGCATCGGCGAGGCGTTCGTAATCGTCAGCTCGACTACCTGCAGGTTCTGGGCGATGTCGGCGATGGCGCGGATGTTCCCGCCAACGAGGGCGTTTTTCGCCCCAATTGCACCGAGACGCTCTGGGTAGACGATTTCGTCCACCTCGTCTGCGTATTTGCGGTAGATGTCTTCGCGGTAGTCCTCGTCGATGCGCATGATGGTTCGACAGCCGTGATGTTTCCCAATCATGCAGGCGACGAAGTTGACGTTCAAATCGCCAGAGAGCGCGCCAAGGGCGTCGGCAGCTTCGATACCGGCAGCCTCTAAGTTTGCCTCGACCGAGCCGTCACCCTGAATGACCTCAAAGCCCATCCCACGGGCGCGCTCCACGGCCGTTTCGTTCTCTTCGATGAGCGAGACCTCGTGTCCTTCCTCTCGCAACACACGCGCCGTCCGGAGACCAACACGACCAGCACCAATGATAACGAAGCGCATACGCACCCATACGCCGAGGTGGGTGAATAATGTTACTCACAACACAGTCTGTGCTCGAACAAACCTTTTTACCCTGACCCGTGGTATCACACGTCGGTTATGGTCCACGCGTTCATCATGATGAAAACGGCCGCGGGGAAGTCTGAGAAACTGCTCGAAGATATCCTCGACATGGAACACGTCGCGGAGGCCCACATCGTCGCGGGGAATTACGATATCATCGCCGAAGTGGACGCAGGTGAGGTGTACGAGGTCATGCACACCGTGTCGTCCGGACTGCGCGCGATGGAAGGCGTTTCCGACACGAAAACGTACATCTCGCTCGAATAGCGCCGAACTGTTTTCACAGCGGACAACCCCACCGCGTTCCGATACGCCAAAGCCTCCCGAGTGCCTAGCCCGGGTATGGTCTCGACTGTGGGGCTCATTGGACTGCTCGTCATCATCGGCGTCAACGCACTCGTCGCCGCCCTTATGACGCGCTTTTTCCGCGTTCGCCTCTCGACAACGTGGGGGACGGTGCTCTACTCACTCATCCTCATTCCTATTGTACTGGTCGTCCTCACGCTCATTTTAAGTGGCGTTGCTCGCCTCGGCCCGAATCTCGGAAGCACCGGTGCAGTGATGGCCGTGGCCGTTGCCCTCCCGTTCGCCCTTGGAGTGGCATTCGACTTCTTTTGGATGCCCGCGCCAGACGAGGTTGAACTGCCCGATACCGCGCGTTAGGCGAGCAACTCGTCAACAATCGATTCGACTTCGTCGAGCACGTCCTCCGGCGGTTGGGTCGCATCCACCCGGTAGAATCGGCCCGGCGAGACGTCGATGAGCCGTTCGTAGTTCTGCTGGACTTTCGAGAGATACGCGGCCTGCTCGAACTTGTTGGTCGCCCCGCTTCGCTCTGCACCCGTCTCCGGGTCGACGTCGAGGTAGATGGTCGCATCCGGTTCGCGGGTAAAGGGCAGGTGTACCCCGCGAATATACTCGACAGGACGCTTGATAATGCCGTCGAGCGTCGCGCCCTGATAGGCATAGCGCGAGTCGCAGTAGCGGTCTGAGATGACCACGTCGTCGTTTTCGAGCGCGGGACGAATCACCCGCGAGAGGTGGTCTGCGTGGTCTGCAGTGTAGAGAAAGAGTTCGGCGACGGGGTCTGCGTCGTCGTCGTGAATCGATTTGTAGACGGCGTCACCGTACCACGAGTCGGTGGGTTCGCGCGTGAAGACGGCCTCCGGGACGGCGTCGTGAAGTGCCTCCCAGACGGTGGTTTTCCCGCTCCCGTCTAATCCTTCGAGCGTGATGAGCATATGCGGCAATTGCCCGCCCGCGAGAAAAGGGTTCTCGAATGGCGCCCCGAGGAGCACGCTCAGTTAGGGGCCACCCTTTTGAGGGAATCGCGCCTATCAACGAGCATGAACGTTCTCGTCACTGGTGGGACTGGCTTCGTCGGAATGCACCTGTGTGCCGAACTCGCTGCTCGCGGCCACAACGTCACCGCCCTCGCCCGAACGCCGGACGACACTGCCCTCCCCGACGGCGTCACCACGGCGGTCGGTGACGTCACCGACTATGACTCTATCGAAGGCGCGTTCGAGGGCCAAGACGTGGTCGTGAACCTCGTTGCGCTCTCGCCGTTGTTCAAGCCCAAAAGCGGCACCAGCCACGAACAGGTCCACCTCGGCGGAACCGAAAACGTGGTGAAGGCTGCGGAGGCACACGATGTGCCAAAAATCATCCAGCAAAGCGCGCTTGGCGCGGACCCGAACGGGCCAACAGCGTACATCCGCGCGAAAGGGCGAGCAGAGCAGGTCGTCAAAGACTCCGACCTCGACTGGGTCATCTTCCAGCCGTCGGTCATCTTCGGTGACGGTGGTGAGTTCATCTCCTTTACGAAATCGCTCACGACACCGGTCGTGACCGCCCTTCCGGGGGCAAATTCAGCCAGATTCCAGCCCATCTGGATTGGTGATTTCACGCCGCTGCTCGCGGACGCCGTCGAGGATGGCGCGCACGTCGGACAAATCTACGAGATTGGCGGTCCAGAAGTGTTAACACTCGGAGATGTTACCCGGCTCATCTACCGGGCAAAGGGCAAATCCGTGACCGTCGTCCCGGTACCAATGGCGCTTGCCACCCTTGGGATGACGATGGCTGGGCCGCTCCCATTCGTGCCATTTGGGCCGGATCAGGCCCGCTCCTTGCGATTCGATAACACAACCTCACAAAATGACATCAGTGCATTTGGTGTGAGCGAACGTGAATTAACAACGCTTGAGACGTATCTCAGTGAAAACTAATAAATTGAGAGGTGTCCAACAGAGTGTAGGATTATTCTGACTGCATTAATTCACTCTTAAACCGGCAGACAGAGGTCGATTTTCGGTATGAAATTCTTTTTACAAGTACTTTCCGCATCACAAACTTTATATTATTGTTGCCACAGTATTCTCTGCAACGAATGGGCAAATTATGAAACTCGCGATGATCGGGTTCGGACAGGCAGGAGGTAAGATTGTAGACAAATTCCTGGAATACGACCAGCGAACAGGGAGCGGCATCGTCCGCGCCGCTGTCGCTGTGAACACGGCGAAAGCCGACCTGCTCGGACTCAAAAACATTCCGCAAGAACAGCGTGTCCTCATCGGCCAAGCCCGCGTCAAAGGCCATGGCGTCGGTGCCGACAACGAACTCGGCGCAGAAGTCGCAGAGGAAGACATCGATGAAGTCCAAGGTGCCATCGACAACATCCCCGTCCACGAGGTAGACGCCTTCCTCATCATCGCGGGCATGGGTGGCGGCACCGGCAGTGGTGGCGCACCAGTGCTCGCAAAGCACCTAAAGCGCATCTACACCGAACCCGTCTACGGGCTTGGCATCCTGCCCGGCGCAGACGAGGGTGGCATCTACACATTGAACGCCGCCCGCTCGTTCCAGACGTTCGTTCGCGAGGTGGACAACCTCCTCGTCTTCGACAACGACTCGTGGCGTAAGACCGGCGAGTCCGTCGAGAGCGGCTACAGCGAGATTAACGACGAAATCGTCCGCCGCTTTGGGATTCTCTTTGGCGCGGGCGAAGTCGAGGCTGGTGGCGAAGTCGCAGAGAGCGTCGTTGACTCCAGTGAAATCATCAACACGCTCGCTGGCGGTGGCGTTTCCACCGTGGGCTACGCGGCAGAAGAAGTCGAGAAGCAGTCCTCTGGTGGCCTGCTCTCGCGGTTCAAAGGCGGCAACAACGAGCAAGTAGACACCGCTCACACCACCAACCGTATCACGAGCCTCGTGCGCAAGGCCGCCCTCGGCCGGCTCACGCTCCCATGTGAAATCGAAGGAACGGAGCGCGCACTGCTCGTCATGAGCGGCCCACCGCAGCACCTGAATCGGAAAGGGATAGAGCGCGGTCGCAAGTGGTTAGAGGAGCAGACCGGGAGTATGGAAGTCCGCGGTGGCGACTACCCAGTCTCTGAGTCGCGCTACGTTGCGGGCGTGATTCTCCTCTCTGGCGTGACGAACGTCCCACGCATCAAGGAGCTCCAGCAGGTCGCCATCGAAGCACAGGACAATATCGAAGATATTCGCCAACAGTCTGAAGCAAACCTCCAATCTCTCGTCGAAGATGACTCTGATGAACTTGAGCCACTCTTTTAAACTCCTCCTCGTCGTATCGTTCGCGGTCTCGCTCGTGGCGGCCCCAGCCGCCGCTGTATCAGTCGCAGAAAGCGGCGTCCCACAGGAAGCCGAAGCCGGCTCCGAAGTCACGGCGACGTTTACGCTCACAGAACTGTACAAAGATTCGAGCAACGAGTGGACGCTCGCAGGCGAGACGGAGCTAGAAAACGTCTCGTGGACGGTCACAAAGTTCGGCTTAGACGACAGCCAACTCGAAAAGGAGTCCTTCGGTGGGTCTGCGTTCACGGCTGACGTGGCCGCAGACGACGACGTGACGCGCGTCGAAGTCACGGTGACGGGCACGGCTCCAACAGTCGAGAACTTCACCTACAGTCCGGAAGAGACGTTCCAACTCGCAAGCCTCTCGCGCCAGCAAGGCGACAACACGGAGGAACTGGAGAGCTGGGAGGTCCACCACTACACGGAAGACAGCAAGGAGGCTCGACAGGCCATTGCGAGCGCAGAGAGCGCCATCGAGCAAGCTGGCGGTGACGAAGACGCAGAAAAGCAGGTCACTCGCGCCATCTCCTCGTACAACAACGGCAACTTCGAGAACGCGGCTGACATCGCCGCGGACGCAGAGGAGTCCGCCTCCTCCACGAAGCAGTCCCAAGAGCGCAACGAGTTGCTCCTCTACGGTGGCATCGGTGCGGTTGCCCTGCTCGCCGTGGTGGGTGGCGTCTTCTACTGGCGCTCCCAGCAGGACACCTACGACAAACTCCGATAATCGCTTGTACGCAGGGCGCACACATAGAGGAAATGCGCGTCCTCGTGCCCTACGCGGAAGCAGAACCCAAAACGCGCCTTTCTCCACTATTTTCAGCCACAGAGCGCCGCGACTTCTCGCGCGCAATGCGCGATGACGTTCTCTCGACTATCGAAGACGCCGGTGGCGAGCCAACCGTACTCGCTCCCGAACCGCTCGACCTCGACGTGCCAGTCGTCGTAGACGACCGCTCGCTTTCGGACGCGGTGAACGCCCACCTCGAACCGACCACGGCCGTGGTGATGGCAGACCTCGCGCTCGCAACGCCCGACGCCCTCTCGCGGCTGTTCGATGCACCCGGTGACGTGGTCATCGCGCCCGGTCTCGGGGGTGGGACGAACGCGCTCGTTTCTCGCCATCCTGACTTCGTCGTGGATTATCACGGCGCGTCGTTTCGCGACCACCGCGAGATTTGTCGAGACCTCGGAGCAGAGCTGACCGGCGTCGATTCGTTTCGTCTCGCGGCGGACATAGACGAAGTCGCAGACCTCGCGGAGGTGTTACTCCACGGAAGCGGTCGCGCACACGACTGGCTCGTGGACGCAGGCGTGCGCATCGACACAGGCAGCGGCCGCGTTTCGGTCTGCCGGGAGTGACAGCCTTTTTGTGCCCGACGCGAGAGTCGAAGACAGATGATTCCCGGGGCGCGCGAATACGACATCGACATCGCGTTCGACGACCGTGCGGTGCAGCGACTGCTCGCGGTGACGCCGGCTGACGTCGATGCGGCCCCGGAACTGAGCTTTGCGAAAAACGTCTTTCTCCCGCTCACGACCGCCTGCCGGTACACCTGCACCTACTGCACCTACTACGACGTGCCCGGACAGGCAACGCTCATGACGCCTGAGCAGATACGCGAGCAGTGTCGCCTCGGCGCGGACGCCGGGTGTACGGAAGCCCTGTTTACCTTCGGTGACGACCCCGACGACCGCTACACCGAGATACACGACCAACTCACCGAATGGGGCCACGACTCGATTCACAGCTATCTGCGAGAAGCCTGTGAACTCGCCCTCGATGAAGGCCTGCTTCCCCACGCGAATCCGGGCGACCAGACGCCCGCACAGATGGAACTCGTCGCCGACGTGAACGCGAGCATGGGTGTGATGCTCGAAACCACCGCCGACGTACAGGCCCACGGCGGCCCACGGGCGAAATCGCCGGGCCAGCGCCTCGCCACGCTCCGGACCGCAGGCGAACTCGGCGTCCCGTTCACGACCGGGATTCTGGTCGGTATTGGCGAAACGTGGCGCGACCGTGCCGAGAGCCTGCTTGCCATCCGCGCGATGTACGAACGCTACGGGCACATCCAAGAGGTCATCGTCCAGAACGTGAGTCAGAACGAGCGCTGGCGACAGGACGGCCCCACTCTCGAGACGATGCGCCGCGTCGTAGCCATGGCCCGTGTCTGTCTGCCCGAAGAGATTTCGGTGCAGGTTCCGCCGAATCTGGCTCCCGTTCGCGAACTGCTCGACTGTGGCATTGACGATTTAGGCGGTGTGTCGCCGGTCACGGACGACTACATCAATCCCGATTACAAGTGGCCTGCACTGCGGGAACTCGAGGATATTGCTGCGGAAGCGGGCGTGCCGCTCCGCGAGCGATTGCCGGTGTACGAGCGCTTCCTCCCTGCCGAAAACGAAACGGAAAACCACTGGCTCTCTGCGCGGATTACGGAGGCGATTCGAGAGGATAGTAGGGCGGGCGAGCGCTACCGACGAGTGCTCAATCAGCCGTCGGCGTCTTCT encodes:
- the cofG gene encoding 7,8-didemethyl-8-hydroxy-5-deazariboflavin synthase subunit CofG, which encodes MIPGAREYDIDIAFDDRAVQRLLAVTPADVDAAPELSFAKNVFLPLTTACRYTCTYCTYYDVPGQATLMTPEQIREQCRLGADAGCTEALFTFGDDPDDRYTEIHDQLTEWGHDSIHSYLREACELALDEGLLPHANPGDQTPAQMELVADVNASMGVMLETTADVQAHGGPRAKSPGQRLATLRTAGELGVPFTTGILVGIGETWRDRAESLLAIRAMYERYGHIQEVIVQNVSQNERWRQDGPTLETMRRVVAMARVCLPEEISVQVPPNLAPVRELLDCGIDDLGGVSPVTDDYINPDYKWPALRELEDIAAEAGVPLRERLPVYERFLPAENETENHWLSARITEAIREDSRAGERYRRVLNQPSASSS
- a CDS encoding complex I NDUFA9 subunit family protein, whose translation is MNVLVTGGTGFVGMHLCAELAARGHNVTALARTPDDTALPDGVTTAVGDVTDYDSIEGAFEGQDVVVNLVALSPLFKPKSGTSHEQVHLGGTENVVKAAEAHDVPKIIQQSALGADPNGPTAYIRAKGRAEQVVKDSDLDWVIFQPSVIFGDGGEFISFTKSLTTPVVTALPGANSARFQPIWIGDFTPLLADAVEDGAHVGQIYEIGGPEVLTLGDVTRLIYRAKGKSVTVVPVPMALATLGMTMAGPLPFVPFGPDQARSLRFDNTTSQNDISAFGVSERELTTLETYLSEN
- the tmk gene encoding dTMP kinase; amino-acid sequence: MLITLEGLDGSGKTTVWEALHDAVPEAVFTREPTDSWYGDAVYKSIHDDDADPVAELFLYTADHADHLSRVIRPALENDDVVISDRYCDSRYAYQGATLDGIIKRPVEYIRGVHLPFTREPDATIYLDVDPETGAERSGATNKFEQAAYLSKVQQNYERLIDVSPGRFYRVDATQPPEDVLDEVESIVDELLA
- a CDS encoding TrkA family potassium uptake protein; the protein is MRFVIIGAGRVGLRTARVLREEGHEVSLIEENETAVERARGMGFEVIQGDGSVEANLEAAGIEAADALGALSGDLNVNFVACMIGKHHGCRTIMRIDEDYREDIYRKYADEVDEIVYPERLGAIGAKNALVGGNIRAIADIAQNLQVVELTITNASPMLGYSISELELPAHARLIAFGKEEGRLRLPLPDDSLELHDRLVVLTDFDVLEDVRRIIVGDAAPATPGGN
- a CDS encoding tubulin/FtsZ family protein yields the protein MKLAMIGFGQAGGKIVDKFLEYDQRTGSGIVRAAVAVNTAKADLLGLKNIPQEQRVLIGQARVKGHGVGADNELGAEVAEEDIDEVQGAIDNIPVHEVDAFLIIAGMGGGTGSGGAPVLAKHLKRIYTEPVYGLGILPGADEGGIYTLNAARSFQTFVREVDNLLVFDNDSWRKTGESVESGYSEINDEIVRRFGILFGAGEVEAGGEVAESVVDSSEIINTLAGGGVSTVGYAAEEVEKQSSGGLLSRFKGGNNEQVDTAHTTNRITSLVRKAALGRLTLPCEIEGTERALLVMSGPPQHLNRKGIERGRKWLEEQTGSMEVRGGDYPVSESRYVAGVILLSGVTNVPRIKELQQVAIEAQDNIEDIRQQSEANLQSLVEDDSDELEPLF
- a CDS encoding Lrp/AsnC ligand binding domain-containing protein, translating into MVRAYVMVKATTGEADRLKQSIEAIEGVTSASIVAGDVDLIAKVDVETPAQVKDVAATQIQAIRGVEDTQTYIAMD
- the cofC gene encoding 2-phospho-L-lactate guanylyltransferase, translated to MRVLVPYAEAEPKTRLSPLFSATERRDFSRAMRDDVLSTIEDAGGEPTVLAPEPLDLDVPVVVDDRSLSDAVNAHLEPTTAVVMADLALATPDALSRLFDAPGDVVIAPGLGGGTNALVSRHPDFVVDYHGASFRDHREICRDLGAELTGVDSFRLAADIDEVADLAEVLLHGSGRAHDWLVDAGVRIDTGSGRVSVCRE
- a CDS encoding Lrp/AsnC ligand binding domain-containing protein — translated: MVHAFIMMKTAAGKSEKLLEDILDMEHVAEAHIVAGNYDIIAEVDAGEVYEVMHTVSSGLRAMEGVSDTKTYISLE
- a CDS encoding DUF5813 family protein, whose amino-acid sequence is MTDTVPERAVRAFDAHDDFTTDEDRFVSTESQFPAHVTVAETDDWALVYRVIVRAPMLSAVAEDEVHEVVEDGWFETFELRLEDAPGAVVQDIEFSEFDVTARDGDVVVTFGFEYGNAGTAPELAHALIDYVEGTYMEGVIPGYTYRSPVAEMVSRAHQSSGGSPR